DNA from Acidobacteriota bacterium:
CTTCGGTCTTCGCACGGGCGCATGGATTCAGAATATTTTCACTATTCTAAAAGTGGGCGCCCTCGTGGGGTTGGTGGTGGCGGGGCTATGGTGGGAAGCAAACCGAACACGGGCAGCGGTGGTACATACAAGCTTCTGGGGAAACGCTCGCTGGGACACAGCCGCACTAACCATCCTGGCGGTTGCGCTTGTGGGCCCTCTATTTTCGTCGGATGCATGGAACAACGTTACCTTTACGGGCGCCGAGGTCAAAAACGCCAAGCGCAACCTCCCTCTGGCGCTGCTGATCGGCACTGGCGTTGTATGCTGCATCTATTTTCTGACCAACGTAATATACATTCGAGCTCTGCCGTTTGCCGCGATCCAACACGCTCCCGAAGACCGTGTGGCGACGGCAGTCATGGAAGCCATGGTGGGATCAAAAGGGGCGGGGCTGATGGCCGCCGCGATTGTCATCTCCACGTTTGGTTGCATGAATGGAATGAGTCTGGCCGGCGCAAGGGTCTATTACGCCATGGCCCGGGACCGGCTGTTCTTTTCAAAAGTGGGCAAAGTGAGCCCTAAATACCACACGCCGGCGGTTTCGCTGATGGTCCAGGCGGTTTGGGCCTCCCTGCTGACTCTGAGCGGCACTTACAACGAGTTGCTGGATTACGTGATTTTTGCGGTGCTGCTATTCTATATTTTGACTATCCTTGGCCTTTTCCGGTTGCGCAGGACGCGGCCGGACGCCCCGCGTCCTTACCGGGCGTGGGGGTACCCGGTCGTGCCTGTCCTATACATCGTGCTTGCTTTGTTTATTGAATGGGCTTTATTGATGAACCGGCCGGCGCGGAGCCTGGCAGGCCTCGGGATTGTGGCCGTAGGAATCCCAATCTATTTCCTCTGGCACAGGCGGAGCTTTCCGGCTGGCGGGTAAGAACAATTTGGAGGCAGGATGTCTGATTTATGGGTGAAAAAGAGCATCGAACAATTACGCCAGGAATCCGTAGATGGTGAATGTGGGCTGCGCCGCGCGCTGGGACCCATCGCCCTGATTTCGCTCGGTATCGGCGCCATCGTGGGAGCTGGAATCTTTGTCATCAGCGGCGTCGCTGTCCAGCACACCGGGCCAGCCCTGGTGCTCTCCGTAATTCTTTCCGGCATTGGCTGCGCCTTTGCGGGACTCTGCTACTCGGAATTTGCTTCTATGATTCCGATTGCCGGCAGTGCTTACACCTACGCCTACGCAACCATCGGCGAGTTCCTCGCCTGGATTATCGGCTGGGACCTGATTCTTGAATATGCCGTAGGCGCTACAACCGTATCCATTGGATGGTCCGGTTACACGCTCTCCTTTCTACGGACGCTCCATATTCCCTTCCCGGCGGCGCTGGCCAGCAGCCCCTGGACGCCGATGAAAAATGCGAATGGGACCGTGGTCCATGCCTATTTCAACTTTCCGGCGTTTTTTATCATTGCCGTGATTACTGTGTTGCTGATTCTGGGCATCCGTGAATCGGCAAGTTTCAACAATGTTGTCGTCATCATTAAGGTGATGGTCCTGCTGCTGTTTATCGGGGTGTGCGCGCTCTTTATCACCAGGGCCAACTGGGTCCCCTTTCTGCCCCCGAATACGGGGACTTTTGGGGATTTTGGATGGAGTGGCGTCCTGCGCGGGGCCGGCCTGATCTTTTTTGCTTACATCGGGTTTGATGCCGTCTCGACGGCCGCGCAGGAAGCCCGCAACCCGGAGCGTGATATGCCGATCGGCATCATGGGTTCCCTGGGAATATCCACGGTGATTTACATCGGGGTTGTCCTGGTTCTGACCGGAGTTACACCCTTTACCCGTCTGAACGTCCCAGACCCGCTTGCCGTTGCGGTTGACTCGACTTCCGCCCACTGGCTCTCGCCAATTGTTAAAGCCGGCGCCATCCTGGGGACAACCGCGGTGATTCTGGTGATGCTGCTGGGCCAGACGCGTATCTTCTACACCATGGCCTCCGACGGCTTGCTGCCCAGGGTTTTCGGCACGGTCCATCCGCGCTATCGAACGCCTTATAAGAGCACAGCGCTGGTTGGTGTGCTGGTAGCCGTGGCAGGTGGTCTTATTCCGCTGCGAATTGTCGGGGAACTGGTCAGCATCGGCACCCTGCTGGCTTTCGTCATCGTTTGCGGGTCCGTCCTGGCGATGCGTAAGATGCGTCCTGATATCCATCGTCCGTTCCGTACTCCGGCTGTGTGGTTTGTCGCGCCGATGGGGATGATTGTCTGCCTGGCGCAAATGGTGGGCCTGCCTTTTGATACCTGGATTCGCTTATTTGTTTGGATGGCAATTGGATTTGTCATTTATTTCGGGTATAGCCGCCGCCACAGTCTTCTGCGCCGCGCCGGGAAGCAGTCTTCAGCAACTTCGGTTGCGAAAGCGGAAAGCTGATTCAGGAGGGCTACCTTAATGGGAGCAATGCGGCGCCGTTCGCGTTCCGCTGCCGACCCAGCCTTTCTCGCCGCTTTGGACGGACACGGGTTTTTCCGCTCGCCTGATGAGTCCGGGAGGGTGAGTGCTAGCCTCAGTCGTTGACTTGCTTCTCAGGGAATATCGCACGCGACCCATGGCGCGCTTTACCGCATGGCTGCTGGCTTTTGGCACAGCCTTGTGGGTGGAAGGCATCATCTCGGGCGGAGCCCCGGGGTTGCTGTGGGCCCTGTTTGTCATTGGGCTGGCTGTTTCTGCTGGTTATTATCTTGTCCGGCTGACCGGCGCTTTCAAACATTACATCCTTTGGCACCTCCGCCGAAGGCTTGTTGTCACTTACATCTTTATTGCTGTTGTTCCTATCGTTCTGATCCTGGTTCTGTTGGGAGTGGGTGCTGTCATACTCAACGGCCAGTTTGCCGCATTTCTGGTGACCCACAACGTCAACGGCCAGGTCGAGAAGTTGGAGCAGTTAAATCGCATTGTGGCCCACGAGGCCTACCTGAGCCGGGCAAGAACTCCGAGCCAGCTGTTGGACCAGTTGCAACAGTTCTACGTACAACAGCTTTCCCAGCATTCCGCAAATTATCCTGGCCTTGAGGTCGTGCTTCGTGTGGACAACGAGGCGCGCGCGTTTGATCTCAACGGCACGCCAATCTCCAGCGTGTCCACCATTCCCGCCTGGTTCAAGGCGGAAGAGTTTTCAGGCGTTGTATCAGATGGCGGCGGGCTGTTTCTGCGAGCTGCTGATCAGGGCAATACGCCCGCCGGGCGGATCACGATGATTCTTTCAGAGCCGTTCAGGCCAGAGTTGATGGACCTGCTTGGCCAAGGCATCGGGCCGGTCGGCGTCATACAGGCAAGTATCGTCGATGCAGTTTCGATGCAGGCCGTAAAAGAGAGTCTGCCGGGGTCTGCCGGAGGTAAGCCCCAGGAGCAAGTCATCGCGCGCTCAAGATCGCTTCACCTCCCGCCGCCGGCCAACTTGCTGGACACCGATGTCTTTGGAACCTCCTCATTGGATGTCATCCGCTGGAACGGTACGGAGGAGGGTTCTCTTTCCCAGCCGGTTTTTGTGTCCGTTACTTCCAGGTTATCCATTCTCAGCCGGCACCTGCTTGCTACGCTTGGCCAATATTCCCGAATTTATCTCACCGCGTTCCTGGTGATAGCAATTGTTTTCCTTGCTATTGAACTCCTTTCACTAGTTGCCGGAATCCGCCTGGTCCGCACAATTACTGGGACGGTTGACCGGTTGTATGAGGCTACAGAACACATTCGAGCCGGTGATCTTTCCCACCGGATTAGCATGCCGGCGCAGGACCAACTGAGTTCACTGGGCGGGGCCTTCGACAATATGATGGAATCGCTTCAAACCCTCTTGCGCGAGTCGCAGGAAAAGACCCGGCTGGAACACGACATCCAGATCGCTCACGAGATCCAGGAGCAGTTGTTCCCGAGCGGAGCTCCAAAGGTGGCAGGGCTGGAACTTTACGGCATCTGCCGGCCGGCCCGGGGAGTCAGCGGTGATTACTACGACTTTCTCCCGATAGGCAACGAAAAGGTTGGAATGGTGCTGGGTGACGTCAGCGGCAAGGGGGTTTCGGCAGCGTTGATCATGGCGGCCATCCAGTCTCTGATTCGGACCCGTCTTTATCTGGAGCCAACGCCGGGGAAGTCTGATTCTGACCGCTTCTCGACGGCGCGTTTCTTCAGCGTGTTGAACCAGCAGATGTTCGAAAATACCCCCGAAGAAAAGTATGCAACCTGCTTCTATGCCTTGTATGATTCTGGCACGCGCCAGCTCATTTATACGAACGCCGGCCATCCCGCACCGGTCCTTTTCCGAAAGGAAGAAGTGGTTCGCCTGGACGCTGGAGGAACGCCGTTGGGATTGATTTCACCGGTGTCTTATTGCGAGGCGAAGTTTGTTCTTGAGCCGGGAGACACTCTGGTCGCTTTTACCGACGGCTTCACGGAAAGTGAAAACAGTTTTGAGGACGAGTTTGGCGAACGTCGGCTGATTGAGGTGGTTCGGCGCGCAAAAGGGGGCCCGCTGCATGCGCTCGTAGATGAAGTTTACAGAAGCGTTGAAGAATGGACTGGCGGTGGCGAGCCGCAGGATGATATGACGCTGATCGTGGCCCGGGCGACCCCTGAGTGAGGCCTCCTCCCGCCGTTGTCGATGCTCACGATGCTCAGTAAACTGAAGTTGCTTCACCGCTGGTTAGCGGCTTTCCCGCTCCAGATGAGATCGAGCCAGGCCGAGGTTGGATGGAGCGGTCGGTTTGTGACGGTTGCATTTCAGTCGGTTTGTTCAAGCGAAGTCTGGAGAAGCTCCGGGGTGGTTGTCTCGTCAGCTCCGGGAGGAATAAGGCAGTGAAAAGCATCCGGACCGCTGGCCTCGTGAGTGCGCTTCTTATTGCTCTCCTTACCATCGGGACGGCAGGTTTCCATTTCGTTCAGGGATGGAGTTGGTTCAAATCCCTCTACGCGACGCTGATGACGGTTTCTACCATCGGCGGGGGGCCTGAAAATGAGCTGAACGGCCGGGGAGAAGTCTTCAATGCTATCCTGATTCTGCTTGGCGTTGCGACTGTGGGCTTTGCAATTGGAACGCTTACAAAGGCGATGATAGAATTCGAGTTGGGTTCGTTCTTTGGACGCCGCCGGATGGAAAAGGAAATTTCAGCCCTGAAAAGCCACTTTATCATTTGCGGCGTGGGCCGCGTGGGGCGCCGTGTCGCATCGGAGGTTTCGGCACGCAAATTTCCTCTGGTTATTATTGAACGAGACCCTGCACGGGCTGCCTGGGCCCAGGAACGAGGCTTTCCGGTCATCATCGGAGATGCCGCAAGCGAGGCCGTCCTGCGCAAGGCTCACATCGAATCCGCCCGAGCATTAGCCAGCGCCGTCACTTCTGACGCCCAGAACGTCTACATCGTTCTTACCGCGCGCGGCATTGCGCCTCACATTCCGATCGTGGCGCGCGCAAGCGAAGAAGACGCGGAATCGAAGCTTCTCAGGGCTGGAGCGACAACCGTCGTTTCACCTTATAGTTTTGCAGGGCAGCGCATCGCACGCACGCTGACCAGCCCCTATGTTCAGCGGTTTATTGATATGGCGCTTTCCTCCCTCAGCGAGACCAGCCTGGAGATTGAAGAAGTTAAGGTGGGGAATCCTTCCAACCTGGCGGGCAAGCGTCTGGAGGAAGCCAACATCCGTGACCGGTTTGGCCTGATTGTCCTTGCGATTCGCCATCAAGACGGCCAATTGGATTTCAATCCCAATTCAACCCAAACCATCGCCGCTGGCGACTATCTCATCGTGATGGGCAATTCGCAAAATTTAAGACAGCTTGAATCCCAGGCAGGCGTTAAGGAATGAAGATCCTCACAGCCGCCCAGATGCAGGACGTTGACCGGGCCACAACGGAAATCTACGGTGTGCCCAGCCTGACACTGATGGAAAACGCCGGCCGCAGCGTAGTTATGTTCCTGCACAAGCGGTTTTCTCCGCTTGGATCGCAGGAGATTGTGATCCTTTGCGGCAAGGGAAACAACGGTGGCGACGGTATGGTGGTCGCTCGTGTGCTGCGCGAGTCGGGCCACGAGCCGCGCGTGCTGCTGCTGGCAGAACCAGAAACCCTGCGTGGCGATGCCGAAATCAATTACAGGCGGCTTGCCGAGGAAGGCTTACCTTTGACGGTTCCCGACCACGCTTCCTGGCAGGAGATTAAGGGGAAGCTGAGCAATGCGACCCTGGTGGTTGACGCGATCCTGGGCACTGGCATCTCGAAACCCCTGAGCGGGTTTCTTCTCGACGTGGTTAGAGACATTCCGATAGCCTTCCCAAGGGCCAAAGTTGTTGCCGTTGATTTGCCCACCGGACTCGCCGCCGACAGTGGCGGCCTGATAGGGGAGTGCGCGCGCGCCGATGCATCAGTAACTTTTACGGCCCCTAAGATTGCACACATTTTTCCGCCCGCCTGCGAGAAAGTGGGTGATTGGGTTGTGAGGCCCATCGGCACTCCGCCCGAAGCGCTGGCGGCAAATCCGGATTTTTTCCTCAATCTCCTCGAGCCGCACGACCTGGAGTGGCTTGTCAAGCCGCGTAAACTCGAGGCGCACAAGGGCAATTTCGGCCACGTGCTGGTCATTGGCGGGTCTGTCGGAAAAACGGGAGCTGCCGCGATGGCGGCGAAAGCCGCGCTACGCGCCGGTGCGGGGTTGGCCACAGTGGCTACACCCAAAAGCGCTTTGCCGGTCATTGCATCGCTGAGCATGGAAATCATGACGGAGCCTTTGCCCGAGACAAGTGCCGGTACCATTGCCATGAGCGCCATCAAGGATGGCCCTCTAGACACTTTGGTGGAAGGAAAATCTGTGCTGGCGGTAGGCCCTGGCGCGGGACGAGACCCTGAAACGGCGGAACTGATCCGGGAGGTTGTTAACCGTTACGAACTTCCGGTTGTGCTGGATGCCGACGGATTGAATGCATTTGCCGGTTGCATTGCGACGCTCCTCACTGGGGATCGAGTTCGTGTCCTGACGCCCCACCCCGGAGAAATGGGGCGGCTTGCAGGCGAAAAGACCTCGGAGATAGTTGCCCATCGAGTGGACGTGGCCCGCAGGTTCGCTCAAAAAAATGGCGTTCAGCTTGTCTTGAAGGGTTTCCGGACGCTCACCGCAGCGCCGGGCGGGCAGGTGTGGGTGAACCCGACTGGAAACCCCGGCATGGCGACGGGTGGTTCTGGCGATGTGCTCACGGGTATTACCGCGGCATTGCTGGCCCAGTATCCTGACCGTTCGCCGACGGAAGTAACTGCTGCTGCCGTTTATCTACACGGGTTGGCGGGTGACATTGCCGCACGCAAGCTTGGCGAGGCTTCCGTAATTGCAGGTGACATCCTTGAGTCATTGCCAAGGGCATTTCGGGAAATTCAAAGGCAATTGTATTGCTGATTTGCTTATGGGAGCTATGCGACGGGCGCCTGGGGAGAATGCTCCGGGCGTTCGTAAAGATCCGCTGGAATTTGTAACCCACTCGCCAGAAGAGACGGTGGAACTGGGCGCTAAGCTGGCCTGGCAATTGCCGTATCCCTGCCTGCTCATTTTGGAGGGCGAACTCGGAAGCGGTAAGACCACGCTCGTCAAGGGAATTGTCTCCGGGTTGGGCGTTGCGCGCCAGGAGGATGTGACAAGCCCTTCCTTCACACTGGTTCACGAGTATGGAACGGACCGCAAAGTTTATCATGCAGACCTTTACCGTGTGGAAGGCGTAAGGGAACAGTCAACGCTAGGCCTCGAGGATTTGCTGGAGCAAGAAGCCATGGTCATCGTAGAATGGGGAGAAAAGCTGATCGACCAGAATATCGAGGCGCAAGTCAGAATCCGCATGGAGCTGCTGGAAGGTGAATATCGCCGTGTCACAATCGAAGGACTTGGAAAGTAGAATAGGCTTCCAGAAAGCGGCCGGGCTGGCGTTGCTGGCCGCTCTGTTGTGTACGGCGTGCGCGTCCTCGCCCGCAACCCGTTATTACACGCTGATCACGCCGCAGCCGCCCGCTGCCGTGGCGTCCGGAACGCATTTTACGTTGCAGGTCGAGCGCTTTGACGCTCCGGACCTGTTACTCGACAACCGTATGATCTATTACACCTCACCCACCGAGCTGAACTTCCACGAGTATCACCGGTGGTCGTCAGACCCGGGTGAACTGCTGAGCGACCTGGCAATGAAATTTTTTGCCAGGACGGGTTTATTCCAGGAGGTCTATGCGTTTCCCGCGCCCGTCAAGGTGGATTACACGTTACGCGGACGAGTGCTGGACCTTAGCGAATTACAATACGAAACAGCCGAGGGGAAATCGGGAGAAGTCCGGCTGGGTTTGAAACTGGATCTGCTGCAAACGCGGCAAAACCAGGCTGTGTGGTCTTCTCGTCTGGAGCAGACGGAACCGGTTCACAAACGCAATGTGCAAGGCGCGGTTGAAGCAATGAACATCGCGGCCGAACGCCTTCTGCAGAATGCATATGGAGGCATTTCTCAGGTCGTAGAGCGGGAAGATGTGCAAAAACAACAACACGAGCAAACTCATTGAGTGGAGGGAACGCAGAAGATGGCAACGAATGGTGACCCCGTGCGTTGGGCGCTGATCATTGGATCCTCGAGTGGCTTCGGAGAGGCACTGAGCCTTGAACTGGCCCGATCGGGTCTGGACGTTTTTGGAGTTCATTTTGACCGTCGCTCAGCACAGGAGCGCATCAATGGGATTATCGAAAAGATCAAGTCCGCGGGTCGAGAGGCCGTGTTCTTCAACTTGAACGCCGCCGACGCTGATAAACGGGCTGATGCTCTGGACAAAATGCAGGAACACTGGGTGCAACGGGGTGGAGATCATTGCGTGAAGGTTTTTGTGCACTCCGTGGCTTTCGGCTCGCTGTTGCCCTATGTCACCGAAGATTCCAATGACCAGTTGACGCAGGCGCAAATGGAAATGACCGTGGATGTTATGGGAAACAATCTTGTTTACTGGGTCCAGGAGATTGTGCGGCGAAAAATGATGCGCTCCGGCGGCCGCATTTACGGATTGACCAGCGCCGGCGGCCATAGCGTTATCCCGAATTACGGGGCCGTATCGGCAGCCAAGGCAGTGATGGAATCGCACCTCCGCCAGCTTGCCTTTGAACTGATGCCCCGAGGGATTACCGCAAATGCCATTCAGGCAGGCGTTACAGTAACGCCGGGCTCGAGCAAGATTCCTGGCATCGAAAAACTTGCCGATTTCGCCCGGCTCCGGAACCCTGCGGGCCGCTTAACCACTCCTGAGGATATTGCCCTCGCGGTGGCAGCTCTGATGGATGATCGTACACAATGGATGACTGGCAACGTCATTCGGGTAGACGGCGGCGAGGACATTGTGACGTAAAGGCGCAGGGCCGCTGGGGGAGCGCCTGTTTCAATCACCCGTGTACCGCCTGCTGAGGTTCAATCCAGTTTGTGAATTTCGTTCAGCACCCCAGAAATCGTCGCCCGGATTCTGTAGCTGGCGGCCTGGTGCAACCAACGGCTGGTGTCCGTTTTATCAATCAACCCAAGCGTGGGAATATTGTTGGAGGTCTCGCTCCGGTTCTTGATGACAGGCGAACGAGTTCCGTACGGATCCATTTCGTCTTCATGAGAATCGCACAACATTGTGAAAAGAGCTTTCCGTTTGGCTCGCGTTTCGCCGGCCTTGTCGACACGGTCAAAGCTGATGGCCAGGGCCTGAACATCCAGCACCTGAACTTCCTGGTGACCCCTAACGGGCTTGCTGAGCTCGGCCATAGAGTACGGTCACTAGTATCCCCTCCAATAATCAATCAGGACATTTATCAGTACAGGAATTGTATTTCGAGCCCTTTGCATCTGTAATGGTTTATGGCAGCAAATTTCGAGGATCGTCTGAAACGGATTTATACCAAGCAAGGCGTTGAGCTATTCTCCCACTGTCGGCGGATCTGTTTTGACGCTCTTAGATGGATTTGTTAGCATGAACAATTAAGACTTTCTCCGACGTTTGGGTCATGTCAAGAAATCGAACTCTACCACGAAAGGTCATCCTGGCCAAGCCCAGGGGATTTTGTGCTGGGGTTGGTCGGGCTATTGATGTGGTCAGCCTCGCGCTCGAGCTCTACCAGCCGCCCGTTTATGTCAGAAAGCAGATTGTTCACAATCGTTACGTCATTGAGGGATTGTCGCGGAAGGGTGCCATTTTTGTGGATGAGATTGACGATGTGCCTGAAGGCGCGCTGGTAATTATTAGCGCGCATGGCGCCTCCCCTGACGTTTTCCTGGCAGCTCGGCAAAAGCACTTGAACGTTATCGATGCCACGTGTCCGCTGGTGACGAAGGTCCACGCGGAGGTCAGGCGATTTGCCGGAGAAGGCCAATCAATTATTCTAATCGGCCATGAAGGGCATGACGAAGTGATTGGCACGATGGGCGAACTGCCTGGGCGGATCCAACTGGTGAGCACAGTGGAACAGGCGGAGCAGGTGCAGGTTCCAGACTGTGTCAAGGTCGCTGTTACCACACAAACAACACTGAGCGTGGATGATGCCAGGGCCATCTTGGACGTTTTGAGAAGACGTTTCCCACGGTTGGTGACTCCTGCGAGTGACGATATTTGTTACGCAACGCAAAATCGGCAAGCGGCTGTGAAACAGATTGCGCAGCAGGCGGACCTGGTCCTTGTGGTGGGTTCAGACAACAGTTCAAATTCCGAACGCCTCCGCGAAGTGGCAGAGGCATCCGGCGCCCGCGCCTATTTGATTGATAACGCCTCTGAGATTCAGACTGAATGGCTAGTTGGCGTGGACGTTGTAGGGATAACTGCCGGAGCATCCGCGCCCGAGAAATTGGTCCAGGACGTTGTAGATTGCTTCCGGGAAATGGGCGTAGAAACAATTGAAGAGTTTGAAGCGACGAGGGAGAATGTTGCATTTGCTTTGCCGACCATACGGTTCCAGGAGTTTGAAAGAAATGTCGGCGGCCCCACGTCTCACCCTTAGGAAAAACCTCACCCAAAGCCACATCGTGCTCTAAAGGCTTCAGCTGATCACAGGCATGAGGTTGGGCACAACGCTCAGACGGTCTTGTCCGGCGCGTCGCAAATTGATGCGAGCGGACAATCCATGCACAGTGGCTTCCGTGCCTGGCAGATCTTCCGGCCGAACCAGATCACCTGGTGCCCGAAAGTGATCCAGCGGTCCATGGGGACAAGTTTGATCAGGTCCCGCTCCACATTTTCGGGTGTTTTCCCATTCGACAACTTCAGCCGGTGTGCAATTCGGAAGACGTGCGTATCCACTACAACCCCGGTGGGAATTCCAAACGCAGTCCCAAGCACCACATTTGCAGTTTTTCTGGCGACGCCAGGCAGGGTGAGCATTTCGTCCATGCTTTGGGGCACTTTGCCGTTGAACTCTTCGACAATTTTCTTCGCGGCGCCAATAATGTTCCTTGCTTTGTTGCGGAAAAACCCTGTGGAACGGATGTCTTCTTCAAGGACTTTCTGGTCCAGCCGGGCGAAGTCGCTGGGGCCGGGATATTTGGCAAATAGGGCTGGCGTCACCTTGTTAACTCGTTCATCAGTGCATTGCGCCGAGAGGATGGTGGCGACAAGGAGCTGAAAGGCGTTGTCGTGCTTCAGGGCGCACTCGGCGTTTGGAAACAGCCGGTCAAGCTCGTCAAAAATTGTTCTTAACCGTTGGGGAGATGTATAGCCCGTCTTCTTCCCAACTAAGCGTTTCTTACCGGCTGGCTTTGCTTTCCTGGTGGCGGCAGATTTCATGGAACACTCCCGGCAACGGGCAAACAATGTGGAGAAAGATTGTACGAAGCGGTTCTATTTCAATCCAGCGTTTTCAGCCGAAATCTTTGAAAAAGACGACCAGTCAAGATCCTCACCATTGCGTGCAATCGCGGCGAGAATGTGGTCACGAACGAGACTCGCTACGGGCATCGGCGCCCGTGCATCTGTAGCAGCAGCCAGTACAAGGCTGACATCTTTCAGGCCCAGAGGAAGTTTGAATCCTGCCGGAAGGAATTGCTCTTTGGCGATGAGGCTACCGTAAGTTTTATATACCGGCGCTGAGAACAGCGTGCTTGTCATGACCTCGAGAAACCGTTCGGGCTCGACTTCCGACTTGCGGAGCAGGGCATAGGCTTCACCCAGAGACTCAATCACGCATACGATGAGAAAATTCCCAGCCAGCTTCACCGTGTTGGCTTTGGACGGTTCTTCTCCTACAACGAACGTGCGCTGCCCCATGGCGTCAAACAGAGGCCGGCATTTCTCAACCGCCCTGGCAGGTCCTGCAGCCACGACAAACAGCTTTGCAGCCTCAGCAGCTTCAGGACGCCCGAAGACCGGAGCGGAAATAAATTGACTTCCGCCTTCAGCATGCGCCTGGGTAAGCTCCTGAGCGAGCGCCACGCTGATGGTGCTCATCGAAACGTGAATAGCGCCTGGGGCAAGTCTGGGAATGAGCTGGCCGTCAAGGACAACTGCACGCAACGCCCGATCGTCAGCCAGCATGGTGATTAGAACATCGCTGCCGCAGGCATCGCCAGGCTGGTCTGCAACGGCTGCGCCGTCAGCGCGCAGGCTTTCCGCACGCTCGCGAGTACGGTTGTAAACCGTCACCTCGTGGTCCGCCTTCAAAAGATGGCGGGCCATCGGAAGTCCCATGTTGCCCAGGCCGATGAATCCTATCTCCATGCTTCTCTCTCAGTTTCTTCCGAATTTCCGGATCAACCGCCGAGCAGGTCCAGCATCTCCGGCAGGTCACGATGCACACACGTGAAAACAGGAGTGTCGCGCAGGGTATAGTTGCTGGTCTCGGCGTGGCGCAATTCCATCACCAGATCCAGGAAATGTTCTGGCTTATCACTTTCAAATGCCACTACGAACTCCTGGTCGTCGAGACCGAACGAATATGTGGTGTTCAGCCGGACTGTAGGGAAGCGATGGCCGAGCTCAATGTGTTCATTCATCATTCCCTGGCGCGCCTGTTGGGTCAGCCGATACCAGGCCCTGGTTTTTATGAAAGGATAGACAAATAAATATCGAAATTTGCCGGGAGTAAGTTTGAGGCGAGCTCCTTCCTGGTCATCGTGAACATGATCACGGACGTAGGTGGAACGCTTCGTCATGGCGAGATACGAATACGGCGTGTTCAGATACTTGCCCAGGTCAGTCGCCAGCATGCGAGCTGTCATATCCTGAAAATCCATCAAATTGTAGCTGATTCGCCACAACATGAAATCACAATCGCCGCGAATCCCCACAAGCGAGTATGGAATAATCAGCATATCCGATTCATAACTCCGGGCAACGTCAATGAACTGGCACTTGCCGCGTTTTCGATCCTCCTCTGGAAGCCTCCGCCAGGCGGGATCTACTTTATAGAATGCAAAATTTACGTATTGGCGGCGATTATCTTCGCGTTTTGTCTCCGCTGGTTTTGCATCAGCCAAGGTTTAAACTCCTCCTCCAGGAAATCCAGAGCCAGCGTCTGGAAAACTGGCCAGTCATGCAGATGATTGCCCCAAATCACAGTGTTACAGGGAACCTTTCAATATAGCACGGATCACCTCGACCAAAGGACATGGTGGGAATGCGCGCGGGCAGGTTCAGATTGCGAGACGGCTGAGCATGGAGAGGTGGAGGTCAAGCCCGATCGTTCAGGCCTTATAAGCATCGAGCGGATGGGCGGCAATCCGTGTCTTGGCCGTTACCATCCGCTCGACATGGGGGGACCCGACGCTGAAAGGTTGGGACCGTCCTGCTATGGGTTCGTGGTCGCAGAAGCCTGGCTTTCAGCCGCTGGTTGTTGGGCGCTGACAGGCATCTGGGGAACCATGA
Protein-coding regions in this window:
- a CDS encoding chlorite dismutase is translated as MADAKPAETKREDNRRQYVNFAFYKVDPAWRRLPEEDRKRGKCQFIDVARSYESDMLIIPYSLVGIRGDCDFMLWRISYNLMDFQDMTARMLATDLGKYLNTPYSYLAMTKRSTYVRDHVHDDQEGARLKLTPGKFRYLFVYPFIKTRAWYRLTQQARQGMMNEHIELGHRFPTVRLNTTYSFGLDDQEFVVAFESDKPEHFLDLVMELRHAETSNYTLRDTPVFTCVHRDLPEMLDLLGG